A window of the Gemmatimonadota bacterium genome harbors these coding sequences:
- the ruvX gene encoding Holliday junction resolvase RuvX encodes MPRKNRPNSATTPRRQKSKRGRQSGLRAHAADGLTGDFADTVAPSGTGTGQPPAGRVLAVDFGERRVGLALSDSAGLIAQGLETLQTADTVEALASIVDFVEERQVREIILGLPVHMDGTAGEMAGKVEALADELRRKVSCDVRTWDERLTSVSARRAMHEMGSTTRGNKGSLDRIAATLLLQNYLDYCRGKAMEPDSRA; translated from the coding sequence ATGCCCAGGAAAAACAGACCCAACAGCGCCACGACGCCGCGACGTCAGAAGTCGAAGCGCGGCCGGCAGTCAGGCCTCCGGGCTCATGCCGCCGATGGCCTGACAGGTGATTTCGCAGATACCGTCGCTCCCTCGGGAACCGGAACGGGCCAACCTCCGGCGGGGCGGGTGCTCGCCGTGGATTTCGGAGAGCGACGCGTCGGCCTCGCCCTGAGTGATTCGGCCGGTCTGATCGCCCAGGGGCTGGAAACGCTCCAGACGGCAGACACGGTCGAAGCCCTGGCATCCATCGTGGATTTCGTCGAGGAACGGCAGGTGCGGGAGATCATCCTGGGATTGCCGGTCCATATGGACGGAACCGCGGGCGAAATGGCCGGGAAGGTCGAGGCGTTGGCAGACGAGCTGCGGAGGAAGGTGTCCTGCGATGTACGTACGTGGGACGAACGGTTGACCAGCGTTTCGGCCCGTCGGGCCATGCATGAAATGGGCAGCACGACCCGGGGAAACAAGGGCAGTCTGGACCGGATCGCCGCCACGCTGCTGCTGCAGAACTATCTGGATTACTGCCGGGGGAAGGCAATGGAACCGGATTCACGCGCATGA
- the mltG gene encoding endolytic transglycosylase MltG, producing MKKLLAVSIVLVVLIGTAVLVAVYQFSNLAVERDTVVQYTVEPGMTLSDVAGDLEDRGVVRHAILFELLARYRGVGHGINAGRYEIETYMDAGQILSMLVEGKIVVNRVNVPEGLTIPETARILRTRIGIDSTAFVQRSVDPEAVRSLGIEAPTLEGYLYPATYNMYPDMTVDDILRQLTSRHLQSITEEYRKRAEELEYSLHEIVTLASIIEQEAMVDDERDIISGVFHNRLRRGMRLEADPTVQYGIGRPNMRLYEKHLSHPSLYNTYLHAGLPPGPICSPGEASIRAALYPEDVPYLFFVARGDGRHIFSETNREHNRARAQVRRLRN from the coding sequence ATGAAAAAGCTACTTGCCGTTTCCATCGTCCTCGTCGTGCTGATCGGAACGGCCGTGCTGGTCGCGGTCTACCAGTTCTCCAACCTCGCGGTCGAGCGCGATACCGTCGTCCAGTACACCGTCGAACCCGGCATGACCCTGTCCGACGTCGCCGGGGACCTGGAAGACCGGGGCGTGGTACGTCACGCGATCCTGTTCGAACTGCTGGCGCGTTACAGGGGGGTCGGGCACGGCATAAACGCGGGACGATACGAAATCGAGACCTACATGGACGCCGGCCAGATCCTGAGCATGCTCGTCGAGGGCAAGATCGTGGTCAATCGCGTCAATGTCCCGGAGGGCCTGACCATCCCAGAAACGGCCCGGATCCTGCGGACGAGGATCGGCATCGATTCCACCGCGTTCGTACAACGGTCCGTCGATCCGGAGGCCGTGCGATCGCTGGGAATCGAAGCGCCTACCCTGGAAGGATACCTGTACCCGGCGACCTACAACATGTACCCGGACATGACGGTCGATGACATCCTCAGGCAATTGACGTCGCGACATCTGCAATCCATCACCGAGGAGTACCGTAAGCGGGCGGAAGAACTGGAGTATAGTCTACACGAGATCGTCACCCTGGCTTCCATCATCGAGCAGGAAGCAATGGTGGACGATGAAAGGGACATCATTTCGGGGGTATTTCACAACAGGCTGCGGAGGGGCATGCGACTGGAGGCCGACCCCACGGTCCAGTACGGGATCGGCAGGCCGAACATGAGACTCTACGAGAAGCACCTGTCCCACCCCTCGCTCTATAACACGTACCTGCATGCCGGGCTGCCGCCGGGACCGATCTGCAGCCCTGGCGAGGCGTCCATTCGCGCCGCGCTCTACCCGGAGGACGTGCCCTATCTCTTCTTCGTAGCCCGCGGGGACGGCAGGCACATCTTTTCCGAAACCAACCGCGAGCACAACCGGGCCCGGGCCCAGGTCAGACGGCTGCGGAATTGA
- a CDS encoding glycosyltransferase, translating into MSYLSLIFILLYFLVLFLLAVYGVHRYLMVYLYYKYKDRARRVKPEALGEPPPVVTVQLPLYNEQYVVERLIDAVCRIDYPRDRLEIQVLDDSTDETRDLASRCVERHRAAGIDIHYLHRKERTGYKAGALQEGLEVARGAFIAIFDADFIPPPDFLRNTMHRFRDERVGLVQTRWSYLNRGYSILTRVQAIMLDGHFVMEHGARNRSGRFFNFNGTAGIWRRECIEAAGGWQHDTLTEDLDLSYRAQLRGQRFVFMEEVSTPSELPVEMNAFKTQQHRWSKGSIQTAKKMLPPVWRSALPFRFKLEATYHLTNNMAYLLMLLLSVLIFPSIVIRVQAGWINSFWIDLPFLCAATVSVSLFYLFAQFEINRSRWIWSPFYLPVLMSIGIGICLNNTRAVLEALLNLKSGFQRTPKYGILGKADQADQAGQMDKGDQSAPLNQATRAASWRDLRYRGNRNWLPALELLFAVHFGLLIYYTAINGIYASIPFLCLFFAGYLYVGLASLWPGTASQG; encoded by the coding sequence ATGAGCTATCTCTCGCTAATCTTCATACTTCTCTACTTCCTCGTCCTGTTCCTGCTCGCGGTCTACGGGGTCCACCGGTACCTGATGGTGTATCTGTACTACAAATATAAGGACCGGGCAAGGCGTGTAAAGCCGGAAGCCCTGGGAGAACCGCCCCCGGTCGTTACCGTGCAGTTGCCCCTCTACAACGAACAGTACGTGGTCGAAAGGCTGATCGACGCCGTCTGCCGCATCGACTATCCCCGCGACCGGCTGGAAATACAGGTACTGGACGATTCGACCGACGAAACCCGTGATCTTGCGTCCCGTTGCGTCGAGCGTCACCGGGCGGCCGGCATCGATATCCACTACCTGCACCGGAAGGAACGCACCGGATACAAGGCGGGCGCGTTGCAGGAGGGGCTCGAGGTGGCGCGCGGCGCGTTCATCGCGATTTTCGACGCCGACTTCATCCCTCCGCCGGACTTCCTCAGGAACACCATGCACCGGTTCCGCGACGAGCGGGTGGGCCTGGTACAGACCCGGTGGTCCTATCTCAACCGGGGCTACTCGATCCTGACCCGGGTCCAGGCGATCATGCTGGACGGCCATTTCGTCATGGAACACGGCGCCCGGAACCGGTCGGGGCGGTTTTTCAACTTCAACGGGACGGCGGGGATCTGGCGTCGTGAATGCATCGAGGCGGCCGGCGGCTGGCAGCATGACACGCTGACCGAGGACCTGGACCTGAGCTACCGGGCGCAACTCCGGGGCCAGCGCTTCGTATTCATGGAGGAAGTCTCCACGCCGTCCGAACTCCCCGTGGAGATGAACGCCTTCAAGACCCAGCAGCACCGGTGGTCCAAGGGGTCGATACAGACCGCGAAGAAAATGCTGCCACCGGTATGGCGCAGCGCGCTGCCCTTCCGCTTCAAGCTGGAGGCGACCTATCACCTCACGAACAACATGGCCTACCTGCTCATGCTGCTGCTCTCGGTCCTGATCTTCCCGTCCATCGTGATCCGGGTGCAGGCGGGATGGATCAATTCCTTCTGGATCGACCTGCCCTTTCTCTGCGCGGCCACAGTTTCCGTATCGCTCTTCTACCTGTTCGCGCAGTTCGAAATAAACCGCTCCCGGTGGATATGGTCCCCCTTTTACCTTCCCGTACTCATGTCCATCGGTATCGGCATCTGCCTCAACAACACGCGGGCTGTCCTGGAAGCGCTGCTGAACCTCAAGTCGGGTTTCCAGCGTACGCCCAAATACGGTATCCTCGGAAAGGCGGACCAGGCGGACCAGGCGGGCCAGATGGACAAGGGCGACCAGTCGGCCCCTTTGAACCAGGCGACTCGGGCGGCCTCATGGCGTGACCTGCGCTACCGGGGCAACCGGAACTGGCTACCCGCGCTGGAACTGCTGTTCGCCGTGCATTTCGGCCTGCTGATCTACTACACGGCCATCAACGGCATTTACGCGTCCATCCCCTTCCTGTGCCTGTTCTTCGCCGGTTACCTGTACGTCGGCCTAGCCTCACTGTGGCCGGGAACCGCCAGCCAAGGATAG
- a CDS encoding glucose 1-dehydrogenase, producing MSDTSLFSLEGKKMIVTGASKGIGKAIALGAARAGADLAIGSRTRADLEPVASEIRSMGRDCVVHTVDVGKLDSIRTFVDHVLADAGDIDILVNNAGCNRIMPVLEVTEEVYDEIIDVNLKSVFFLSQALAAHMIERGRGGRIINISSQVGVVGGPLRAAYTAAKGGVCTLTKSMAAEWAEHGITVNAVAPTMTRTPMVEKAMENPGFRANIKKILLGRLAEPDEIASSIIYLASDASAMVTGHTMVVDGGYTAV from the coding sequence ATGTCCGATACATCCCTGTTTTCCCTGGAAGGCAAAAAAATGATTGTCACCGGCGCGAGCAAGGGCATCGGCAAAGCCATCGCGCTGGGGGCCGCCCGCGCGGGCGCCGACCTGGCGATCGGAAGCCGCACCCGGGCCGACCTGGAGCCGGTGGCTTCCGAGATCCGGTCGATGGGCCGCGACTGCGTCGTTCATACGGTGGACGTAGGCAAGTTGGACTCGATCCGCACGTTTGTAGACCACGTGCTTGCGGACGCGGGAGACATCGATATCCTGGTCAACAACGCCGGGTGCAACCGGATCATGCCGGTGCTTGAAGTCACCGAGGAAGTGTACGACGAGATCATCGACGTGAACCTGAAAAGCGTCTTCTTCCTCAGCCAGGCCCTCGCCGCGCACATGATCGAACGGGGCCGCGGCGGGCGCATCATCAACATATCCTCCCAGGTGGGCGTCGTCGGCGGTCCGCTGCGGGCGGCCTACACGGCGGCCAAGGGCGGCGTGTGCACGCTGACCAAGTCCATGGCCGCCGAGTGGGCGGAGCACGGCATCACCGTGAACGCCGTGGCGCCGACCATGACGCGAACCCCCATGGTAGAGAAGGCGATGGAGAACCCGGGGTTCCGGGCTAATATCAAGAAGATCCTGCTGGGACGGCTGGCCGAACCGGACGAAATCGCCAGTTCGATCATCTACCTCGCGTCCGACGCGAGCGCCATGGTAACGGGCCACACCATGGTCGTGGACGGCGGTTACACGGCCGTGTGA
- a CDS encoding NupC/NupG family nucleoside CNT transporter, whose translation MERVFGLFGLVVLLAIAWILSENRSRLNWRLIGSGLALQGLLALLLLHTAPGQVVFDVARLAVNKVIAFSNEGARFVFGDLVEAALFGFSVLPMIIFVSSITSILFYLGCIQWIVRQMARVMVRVMGASGSESMAAAANVYLGASTAPLVILPYLKTMTRSEIMAVMTSGMATVAGSVLAAYVALGADAGHLLAASLMSAPAALVVAKIMTPETETSRTMGVVTVDVPKPGVNFIDAACSGASDGLRLALNVAAMLIIAIAFVSLFNWVVGLAPYVGGEPLSLERMLGWLCAPLALFMGVAWEDAQAVGMLIGKKTILNEFLAYQDLSAMQAQLSERSFAIATYALCSFANFGTIAIMIGGIGGLVPERRKDIARFGIRSMIGGALAANMTATVAGLLM comes from the coding sequence ATGGAACGTGTCTTCGGCCTCTTCGGACTGGTCGTCCTCCTGGCCATCGCCTGGATTCTTTCGGAGAACCGCAGCCGGCTGAACTGGCGGCTCATCGGCAGCGGCCTGGCGCTTCAGGGCCTGCTGGCTCTGCTTCTGTTGCACACGGCGCCGGGCCAGGTGGTGTTCGACGTGGCCCGGCTGGCCGTCAACAAGGTGATCGCCTTCTCCAACGAGGGCGCGCGGTTCGTCTTCGGCGACCTGGTGGAAGCCGCGCTGTTCGGTTTCTCCGTGCTCCCGATGATCATCTTCGTATCCTCCATCACCTCGATCCTGTTCTACCTGGGTTGCATCCAGTGGATCGTCCGGCAAATGGCCCGCGTCATGGTGCGCGTCATGGGCGCTTCCGGATCGGAATCCATGGCCGCGGCGGCGAACGTCTATCTCGGGGCATCCACCGCACCGCTCGTCATTTTGCCCTACCTGAAGACCATGACCCGGTCCGAGATCATGGCCGTGATGACCTCCGGCATGGCGACCGTGGCGGGTTCCGTGCTGGCCGCCTACGTCGCCCTGGGCGCCGACGCCGGCCATCTCCTGGCCGCCTCGCTCATGTCGGCGCCCGCGGCGTTGGTCGTCGCCAAGATCATGACCCCCGAGACCGAAACCTCCCGCACCATGGGCGTGGTGACCGTAGACGTTCCGAAACCGGGAGTCAACTTCATCGATGCGGCCTGTAGCGGCGCGTCGGACGGGTTGAGACTGGCGCTGAACGTGGCGGCCATGCTCATCATAGCCATCGCCTTCGTCAGCCTGTTCAACTGGGTGGTGGGGCTCGCCCCCTACGTGGGCGGCGAACCACTTTCTCTTGAACGGATGCTCGGATGGCTCTGCGCGCCGCTGGCCCTGTTCATGGGCGTGGCGTGGGAAGACGCCCAGGCCGTGGGCATGTTGATCGGCAAGAAGACCATCCTGAACGAATTCCTCGCCTACCAGGACCTCAGCGCCATGCAGGCCCAACTGTCGGAACGGTCGTTCGCCATCGCCACGTACGCGCTGTGCAGCTTCGCCAACTTCGGGACCATCGCGATCATGATCGGGGGGATCGGCGGACTGGTGCCGGAACGGCGCAAGGACATCGCCCGGTTCGGTATCCGGTCCATGATCGGCGGCGCCCTGGCCGCCAACATGACCGCCACCGTGGCGGGCCTCCTGATGTAG
- the hrpA gene encoding ATP-dependent RNA helicase HrpA, with protein MDTSTDHRLAAEIRDLLPRCTLKDRRDIQRGLKRSRGARSRSGSRGGSGSRGGSGDQGRLRRLKDQAAASVRLVEARLRSDTSFDIDPQLPISTRKDEILETLRGHPVVIVTGETGSGKTTQLPRICLEAGRGVYGRIACTQPRRVAALSVSRRIAEELGATWGREVGCKIRFTDETVAETRIKMMTDGMLLAEIQHDPDLLEYDTIIIDEAHERSLNIDFLLGYLRLLIRRRKDLKIVVTSATIDAAAFSNAFGQAPVVEVSGRLHPVEIRYLPLEDTRGEAEVYTYVDGAVDAVDRIMEEPGRGDILVFLPTEKDIHETRRRLDGRSYRHTDVLPLFGRLTYADQQRVFRPGSKRRIVVATNVAETSLTIPRIKYVVDTGLARISRYAARTRTQRLPVEPIARSSALQRAGRCGRVSGGVCLRLYSEADLESRPEFTTPELQRANLAEVILRMLALKLGDVHAFPFLDPPTPQAIRDGFQLLAELGAIDRERRLTGQGREMARLPVSPTVSRILLQARQEGALQEVLVIASAVSIQDPRVRPLDQQEQADAEHRKFRNRTSDFLTLLNIWEAFHRTFEHLQTQSAMRRFCRQHYLSYNRMREWRDIYVQLRRALRESGGFRGRAGRAGNTHYDAIHRSILSGLLSQVAEHREGNLYAGARNRTAMIFPGSGLFRRNPVQQHPEKRYAGRGHEDPGKEGLKGPRNGSGAAPWIVAAEMVETNRLYARTVARIQPGWAAELGRHLCRASFSDPGWDRSAGRVTATETLHLYGLMVSRRTVDYKKIDPDDATRIFIREALVGLVGLVGLVGEDLEARHDFLEHNRGIRRDAETWLLQHRNAYRVDLDEAAFRFYEERISGVSSVHDLNRLMKTAGADNASFLHMEIGDLTGTEEEEGSPGSPGSSGSSDRPGRPGRPGRPEGFPEYFNLEGDLLPLQYACRPGREEDGVTLSIPADRVHLVDPETLEWLVPGLLREKIEALLRGLPGRKRKQLVPIPETARKIVEDLDPSASSLTDALAAYIDRRHGIEIDLADWSPDSVPDHLCMRVLVTAEDGSTVLSTRDPDRLHAEVTGRAAAVESEGWREAVERWEKYDLRDWSVGDLPERVEIGLTGTVPQYAYPGLQADDDLVDLRLFRDRHEALRESRRGLVRLLERRMGDEMAWLRRDLAFLRSLPGLADHAGGSDALQDSAYDHLLAALFTREPLYPLTAKRFEEDVETARGLLKKLPQWFRQQIEALERVVGGDFGKAGAYFGVEDDLDRLFPPDFLRKTPAVELPNLVRYLKAVEIRSRRAREDRTKDLKKAERVTPFDEALKSLKNRDDVDPAQLDEFRWMLEEYRVSVFAQELGTARTVSPKRLQDLLARIDAGFREPEAS; from the coding sequence GTGGATACCTCCACGGACCATAGGCTGGCGGCCGAGATACGGGACCTGCTCCCCCGTTGCACGCTCAAGGATCGGCGGGACATCCAGCGTGGGCTGAAGAGGTCGCGCGGTGCGCGCAGCAGGAGCGGTTCGCGCGGCGGGAGCGGTTCGCGCGGCGGGAGCGGGGACCAGGGCCGGCTTCGCAGGTTGAAGGACCAGGCGGCCGCGTCGGTCCGCCTCGTGGAGGCGCGCCTTCGCTCAGACACGTCCTTCGACATCGATCCCCAACTGCCCATTTCAACCCGGAAAGATGAAATCCTCGAAACCCTGCGCGGCCACCCGGTGGTCATCGTGACGGGGGAGACCGGTTCGGGCAAGACGACGCAGCTGCCCCGGATCTGTCTCGAAGCCGGCCGGGGCGTATACGGCCGCATCGCGTGCACGCAGCCCCGGCGCGTCGCCGCCTTGTCGGTCTCGCGCCGCATCGCCGAGGAACTGGGCGCGACCTGGGGGCGGGAAGTCGGATGCAAGATCCGGTTCACGGACGAGACCGTGGCCGAGACCCGCATCAAGATGATGACCGACGGCATGCTCCTCGCCGAGATACAGCACGATCCGGACCTGCTTGAATACGACACGATCATCATCGACGAAGCCCACGAACGCAGCCTGAACATCGACTTCCTGCTCGGTTACCTGCGTCTGCTGATCCGGCGCAGGAAGGACCTCAAGATCGTGGTCACCTCGGCAACGATCGACGCCGCCGCTTTCTCGAACGCCTTCGGTCAGGCGCCGGTCGTCGAAGTATCCGGACGCCTGCACCCGGTGGAGATCCGATATCTGCCCCTCGAGGATACCCGGGGCGAAGCCGAAGTATATACCTATGTCGATGGGGCGGTGGACGCGGTCGACCGCATCATGGAAGAACCCGGCCGGGGCGACATCCTGGTGTTTCTCCCCACGGAAAAGGACATCCATGAGACGCGCAGGAGACTGGACGGCCGGTCCTACCGACACACCGACGTGCTTCCGCTTTTCGGTCGGCTGACCTACGCGGACCAGCAGCGGGTCTTCCGTCCGGGGAGCAAACGGCGCATCGTCGTAGCCACGAACGTCGCCGAGACTTCGCTGACCATACCGCGCATCAAGTACGTCGTCGATACCGGTCTCGCGCGGATCAGCCGTTACGCCGCGCGCACCCGCACCCAGCGCCTGCCCGTCGAACCCATTGCGAGAAGCAGCGCCCTGCAGCGGGCCGGACGGTGCGGTCGCGTGTCGGGAGGCGTCTGTCTTCGGCTCTACAGCGAGGCCGACCTCGAAAGCCGGCCGGAGTTCACCACGCCCGAGTTGCAGCGCGCCAATCTCGCCGAGGTCATCCTGCGCATGCTGGCGCTGAAACTGGGCGACGTCCACGCCTTCCCCTTTCTCGACCCGCCCACGCCCCAGGCGATCCGGGACGGGTTTCAGTTGCTCGCCGAACTGGGGGCTATCGACCGGGAACGGCGATTGACCGGTCAGGGCAGGGAGATGGCGAGATTGCCGGTATCGCCCACGGTGTCGCGCATACTGCTGCAGGCCCGCCAGGAAGGCGCCCTGCAGGAGGTCCTCGTTATCGCGTCGGCGGTCAGCATCCAGGACCCTCGCGTCAGGCCGCTCGACCAGCAGGAACAGGCAGACGCCGAACACCGCAAATTCAGGAACCGGACATCGGACTTCCTGACCCTGCTCAATATCTGGGAGGCCTTTCATCGCACCTTCGAGCACCTGCAGACCCAATCCGCCATGCGCAGGTTCTGCCGGCAGCACTACCTGTCCTACAACCGTATGCGCGAGTGGCGCGATATCTACGTGCAACTCCGCCGCGCGCTGCGGGAATCCGGCGGTTTCCGCGGAAGGGCGGGACGTGCGGGAAACACGCACTACGACGCGATCCACCGGTCGATCCTCAGCGGACTGCTCAGCCAGGTCGCTGAACACCGGGAAGGCAATCTCTACGCCGGGGCCCGGAACCGCACCGCAATGATCTTCCCCGGATCCGGCCTCTTTCGAAGAAATCCGGTCCAACAGCACCCGGAGAAAAGATATGCCGGACGGGGGCACGAGGATCCCGGGAAGGAGGGTTTGAAAGGACCACGGAACGGGTCGGGCGCCGCGCCCTGGATCGTAGCCGCGGAGATGGTCGAGACCAACCGGCTCTATGCGCGCACGGTGGCCCGGATACAACCCGGGTGGGCCGCCGAACTGGGCCGCCACCTGTGCCGCGCTTCCTTTTCCGATCCGGGCTGGGACCGGTCCGCCGGGCGGGTGACGGCCACGGAAACGCTGCACTTGTACGGCCTGATGGTCTCCCGGCGAACCGTCGACTACAAGAAGATCGATCCCGATGACGCGACGCGTATCTTCATCCGCGAGGCACTGGTCGGCCTGGTCGGCCTGGTCGGCCTGGTCGGCGAAGACCTGGAAGCCCGGCATGACTTCCTGGAGCATAACCGTGGGATACGGCGGGATGCCGAGACCTGGCTGCTGCAGCACCGAAACGCCTATCGTGTCGATCTCGACGAGGCCGCTTTCCGTTTCTACGAAGAACGGATTTCCGGGGTATCGTCGGTGCACGACCTCAACCGCCTGATGAAGACTGCCGGCGCGGACAACGCTTCCTTCCTGCACATGGAAATCGGGGATCTCACGGGTACCGAGGAAGAAGAGGGCAGTCCGGGCAGTCCGGGCAGTTCGGGCAGTTCGGACCGACCGGGCCGACCGGGCCGACCGGGCCGGCCGGAGGGTTTTCCTGAATACTTCAACCTGGAAGGCGACCTGCTTCCCCTTCAGTATGCCTGCCGGCCGGGCCGGGAAGAGGATGGGGTCACCCTCTCGATACCGGCCGACAGGGTCCATCTGGTGGATCCCGAAACGCTGGAATGGCTGGTGCCCGGCCTGCTGCGCGAGAAGATCGAAGCCCTGCTCCGAGGACTGCCCGGAAGGAAACGCAAGCAGCTCGTGCCCATACCGGAAACGGCCCGGAAAATCGTGGAGGACCTGGATCCTTCCGCTTCCTCCCTGACCGATGCGCTCGCGGCCTACATCGACCGGCGGCACGGGATCGAAATCGACCTGGCGGACTGGTCGCCCGATTCCGTTCCCGATCACCTGTGCATGCGCGTCCTGGTGACCGCGGAGGACGGGAGCACCGTCCTCTCCACCCGCGATCCGGACCGCCTGCACGCCGAAGTCACAGGCCGCGCCGCCGCCGTTGAATCGGAAGGATGGCGGGAAGCGGTGGAAAGGTGGGAGAAGTACGACCTGAGGGACTGGTCGGTCGGGGATCTGCCCGAAAGGGTCGAAATCGGTCTGACGGGAACCGTGCCCCAGTATGCCTATCCCGGACTGCAGGCCGATGACGACCTGGTGGACCTGCGCCTGTTCCGGGATCGGCATGAAGCGCTGCGGGAAAGCCGCAGGGGACTGGTTCGCCTGCTCGAACGCCGGATGGGCGACGAAATGGCCTGGCTGCGCCGGGACCTGGCGTTTCTGCGGAGCCTCCCCGGCCTGGCGGACCATGCCGGCGGGTCCGATGCACTGCAGGATTCCGCTTACGACCACCTCCTGGCCGCCCTGTTCACCCGGGAACCTCTATATCCGCTGACGGCCAAGCGCTTCGAGGAAGACGTGGAGACCGCGCGGGGGCTGTTGAAGAAACTCCCCCAATGGTTTCGGCAACAGATAGAGGCGCTGGAACGGGTTGTCGGGGGAGACTTCGGAAAGGCCGGTGCCTATTTCGGCGTGGAAGACGATCTCGACAGGCTGTTTCCACCCGATTTCCTTCGGAAAACGCCCGCCGTCGAATTGCCCAACCTTGTCCGATACCTCAAGGCGGTGGAAATTCGTTCCCGCCGGGCCCGGGAAGACCGTACGAAGGATCTGAAGAAGGCGGAGCGGGTCACGCCCTTCGACGAAGCGCTCAAATCACTGAAGAACCGGGATGACGTGGATCCCGCCCAGCTGGATGAATTCAGATGGATGCTTGAGGAATACCGCGTGTCGGTGTTCGCTCAGGAGCTGGGGACCGCACGGACCGTTTCGCCGAAGAGACTGCAGGACCTGTTAGCCCGGATCGACGCGGGCTTCCGCGAACCGGAAGCTTCATGA
- a CDS encoding TauD/TfdA family dioxygenase translates to MRISTKPLPGFGMEISGVDLSEPLEPEVMLEILQVFHVHGLIVIPDQEMTFDRYDAFTKEFGAQKPHFLDHLRHENHPAILNLSNIFEDGRPIGVYEGAAFWHTDVAYQDPPNSSTVVYGRQWPEGGCPTYFADQMTAYDDLPVKMKDTIDNLSVLHHYGNRADMNEESSTSAEKLTLDQKDRVENVYHPLVKRHPVTGRKALYGVCGSSFGIVGMPDDEAFDLLDALAAHAIKPEYVTEYDFRVGDAGAWDTFSTLHKATVLKPATGPRDSRLLWRISVTGLPPMIERERAVEH, encoded by the coding sequence ATGCGAATTTCCACGAAACCCCTGCCCGGATTCGGCATGGAGATATCCGGCGTCGATCTGTCGGAACCCCTGGAACCGGAAGTCATGCTGGAAATCCTTCAGGTGTTTCACGTTCATGGACTGATCGTGATTCCTGACCAGGAAATGACCTTCGATCGCTACGACGCCTTCACAAAGGAGTTCGGCGCGCAGAAACCGCATTTCCTGGATCACCTGCGCCACGAAAACCATCCGGCCATACTCAACCTCTCCAACATTTTCGAAGACGGGCGTCCGATCGGTGTCTACGAAGGCGCGGCCTTCTGGCACACGGACGTGGCGTACCAGGACCCGCCTAACAGTTCCACGGTCGTTTACGGCCGGCAGTGGCCGGAAGGGGGCTGTCCGACCTACTTCGCCGACCAGATGACCGCCTACGACGATCTGCCCGTGAAGATGAAAGACACCATCGACAACCTGTCCGTACTGCATCACTACGGGAACCGGGCGGACATGAACGAGGAATCATCGACCTCGGCGGAGAAACTGACGCTGGACCAGAAGGACCGGGTCGAAAACGTCTACCATCCCCTGGTCAAGCGCCACCCGGTCACCGGCCGCAAAGCGCTCTACGGCGTCTGCGGCAGCTCATTCGGCATCGTCGGCATGCCGGACGACGAGGCCTTCGACCTGCTGGATGCGCTGGCCGCCCACGCCATCAAGCCGGAATACGTAACCGAGTACGACTTCAGGGTGGGCGACGCGGGTGCGTGGGACACTTTTTCGACCCTGCACAAGGCCACGGTGCTGAAACCGGCCACCGGTCCCCGCGACAGCCGACTGCTCTGGCGAATCAGCGTGACCGGACTGCCGCCGATGATCGAACGGGAGAGGGCGGTAGAGCACTGA